From the genome of Halichoerus grypus chromosome X, mHalGry1.hap1.1, whole genome shotgun sequence:
ATTCACTCAAGAGCTAAATATAGCTCTTGGCCTGGCAATTTAATGATCTTTCATGATCCTAAATGCTATTTGGGATTTAGGAAATTATGATCCTAATTATGATCAGTTCTCTGGGTAAAGAGCAATTTgctcatttaacatttttacagTTTGGAAGGCAGATTCATGGAGACAATGTACAATGCTTTTTGGGACCATCTGAAAGAGCAGCTATTGAGTACTCCCCCTGACTTCACTTGTGCTCTTGaacttttaaaagaagttaagGAGGTGAGTAACCAACCTCCCATTTGTGGATGTTAAGTTCCTGGGCATACCAAATCTTTGGATTGTTGATGGCTATCAATATCCTAAATTGCATATTGCCTCTCTGAACATGGTTCATTACTTAAATAGACCATctagaaaagcttttttttttttttgcatgatatGAAGCTTGAAGGTTGGCATCTTGCTATAATGGCACAGTATGTCGTtcaattaaaaagattttcaCTGAACCCtcactatgttttgtttttcagaaacatATATGTGAATAAAAGAGCTCTTGCCCACAAGGAACTTATACTTTTGAGTCAAAAGGCTATTTCAAGTGACCCTTAATggttcctttgcttattttatcTTTGACCTTTGAagtaaaataatctaaaaatgtctttattcctttttttattatgttatgttaatcatcatacattacatcattagtttttgatgtagtgttccatgattcattgtttgcatataacacccagtgctccatgcagtacgtgctctctttaatacccatcaccaggctaacccatccccccaccccttcccctctagaaccctcagtttgtttctcagagtccatagtctctcatggttcgtctccctctctgattcccccccttcatttttcccttcctgctatcttcttctttttttttttttaacatctcaggaaacaaactgagggttggtaaaaatgtctttatttcttattaagaGTGCTTCAATCATCTTGTggtggtgtgtattttatatattttatatcctgcacTTATTTTTATCAcactcttatttttattcatattttaatatccttATGATCAGGATATTATATGACACTACTGTTATTACTGATACCAGTGAAGCCTTGAACTATAATTGGCCcctaaacagaaagaaataatattcttCTATAAGAAATTTAGAGACCTATTTTCAAGACTTCCAAAAGACATAGGCTAGGATGTCTTTGTTTTAAGAAGGTTGTTCATTGGAGAGTGTTTGGGTTTCTAAACAATTTGGctccattgattttcttttctgggcAGATCTTGTTATCACTGCTATTACCACACTAGAACCGCCTAAGAAATGAGATTGAAGAAGCTCTGGACATGGATCTCCTTAAGCAGGAAGCAGAACATGGGGCCCTGGATGTCCCTCATCTCTCTAACTACATTCTCAATTTGATGACCCTGCTATGTGCACCAGTCCGTGATGAAGCAGTGCAGAAACTAGAAAGCATGACAGATCCTGTGCAGTTACTAAAGTAAGAAACTAAATGTACTGTCCCTGAAATCTGCCTTAGACAACTATGCCAGAAAACTCTGGCCCTGATACTGTGTTAAAGCTCCTGCCTTGTCTAGCTCTTCTATACTGAAGAATTGACtaataccttttattttcctccctAAACTATTGGCTTTTATTTTCCAAGGATAGTCTCCCAAGGCCTTTTTGGTGATCTTTAGATCATTTGTACCCCTTATAAAAAATGATGCTAAGACAGAGTACAATAATTCTTTCTTCTAGAGATTTCAAATAGCCCTTTCTCAGATGTTTTCCTATGTATCCTAACTTACACCCCATGAGGGGACAAAAATGAAGATTATCCCTGCTTCACAGCTAGGAGAATCAAGACCGAGAAAGGTAAACTGATATGCCCAATGAGTTAGAAATTCAATCACCATCATTCCAACTCCTCACAGATAGTTGTTAGGTCATTTTCCTTCCACTGAATACTCTTTCTGAGAAGATAGTGGCTATGTTGGAAAGAGTTCTAGATTGGTAACTAAAAGGACAGAAGACATCCTTACCTCTGACAACAACTCACTCTGTGGCCTTGAGTCCCTAACTGcagtgtttttatttgtaaattaaagtTGAATTGTTGTTTTTAAGGCCCACTGTAATTCTAAAATGCTGTGATTTTAAGACTCCTTGCTTGAGTTCCACCCCTCCACACTAGATTTCCTTTCAtagtgtaaatattttatttctccttatgaCAGGGGTAACTTCCATGTTCTGGGACTGATGAAAATGGACATGGTGAACTATACTACCCAGAGCCTTCGACCCTACCTGCAGGAACATTCTGTCCAGTATGAACAAGCTAAATTCCAGGAACTCCTTGACAAGCAGCCCggtatgtttaaaatttaagtgCAGGAGAGGGAGATTCGACCTTGGGTTTGCCTTCTTacagttacaaaatattttctaatttttgaataaaagtttattttctggGTAAAGGGtagggaaaaatatttctataagacAGAAGGTcctacaaaataatatttattgaccaaGAGTATATCTTAAAACTTTAGCCTTTAACCCTCATATATTCCCTTTTATGTCATAGGTCTCCTTGATTGCACCACAAAATGGCTAACCAAAGCAGCAACAGACCTCACTACACAATCTCCAAGTTTTCTTGGCTCTCCCAGCTCTTCCAGCTTGGCCTGTTCACCTCCAAATTGGGCAGCTAACAACTCAGAGCTCCCCAATCCCACAATGGTGCTATACCAGGGTTACCTGAACCTTCTTCTCTGGGATCCTGACAATGACAAGTTCCCTGAGGTAGGAATGTGTGTTAGAGCATTGcccttttgttttgtatttaacaTCTCTACTAGAACCCTCCTCTCCTGACCCAGTCTTCCCTGTTTCAAAAGACTGTGCTGATGGACAGAATCCGGCTACAGGAGATGGAGTCCCAGTTGCACCAGTTAACCATCCTGGCCTCAGTCTTGCTAGTAGCCAGAAGTTTCTCTGGTAATGTTTTATTCAACTCACCTGAATTTGTGGATAAACTGAAATGCATAACCAACGCCCTGATAGAGGAATTTAACTCTGGGTAAGCTTCATAGACAGATCTTTTTTAGAGTTGAAAATAGTATGTGGTTTGGGGGACATAGGCAGATAATATAATTATTGCTTATGTGTCATCACAAACCATAAAAAAGACCTTGGGAACCACCTGCAAAGATTGTTGGTGTCTTGATAAATTATATTGAGGCTTGggatagagaaaaattaaacttGTTCCCAAGAGGAGAGTGTGGAGGCTAGTTTGCTACAAAGGATTCATTCTTGTGTTTTCTAAAAATGAGTCATATATTTGAATGGGTGACACTGGATTTGTGTATGTATATCCAGAAGTTTATCAGTTGATCATTAATACTGATTGATCATCACTGCATGTCGGGCACcacaaccaaaataaaaagaagaattagaaGTTTAGGTCTcttaacatatttataatttaactGGTGAAATAGGAAAAACACAACTATGGAAAATCCccaagaaaatcttaaaacaagatttaaataaaatttatggaaCTAAAGAATATGAGTGG
Proteins encoded in this window:
- the TCP11X2 gene encoding T-complex protein 11-like X-linked protein 2 isoform X2 codes for the protein MDLLKQEAEHGALDVPHLSNYILNLMTLLCAPVRDEAVQKLESMTDPVQLLKGNFHVLGLMKMDMVNYTTQSLRPYLQEHSVQYEQAKFQELLDKQPGLLDCTTKWLTKAATDLTTQSPSFLGSPSSSSLACSPPNWAANNSELPNPTMVLYQGYLNLLLWDPDNDKFPETVLMDRIRLQEMESQLHQLTILASVLLVARSFSGNVLFNSPEFVDKLKCITNALIEEFNSGPQETMVSVSEQVSQKIHQGLKDMDLTVLSGENTASLIGQLQNIAKKENCVHNIIAQAQEKEVESV
- the TCP11X2 gene encoding T-complex protein 11-like X-linked protein 2 isoform X1, which gives rise to MYNAFWDHLKEQLLSTPPDFTCALELLKEVKENRLRNEIEEALDMDLLKQEAEHGALDVPHLSNYILNLMTLLCAPVRDEAVQKLESMTDPVQLLKGNFHVLGLMKMDMVNYTTQSLRPYLQEHSVQYEQAKFQELLDKQPGLLDCTTKWLTKAATDLTTQSPSFLGSPSSSSLACSPPNWAANNSELPNPTMVLYQGYLNLLLWDPDNDKFPETVLMDRIRLQEMESQLHQLTILASVLLVARSFSGNVLFNSPEFVDKLKCITNALIEEFNSGPQETMVSVSEQVSQKIHQGLKDMDLTVLSGENTASLIGQLQNIAKKENCVHNIIDQRIRLFLKCCLVHGMQESLQDFPGGPSLIKGELTELGWKFFNLMHHNQQVFNPYYAEILKNIIPPAQAQEKEVESV